The proteins below come from a single Actinomycetota bacterium genomic window:
- a CDS encoding TlyA family RNA methyltransferase: protein MAQRVRLDNLLVKQARFKSRESAKEAIISGRIFVDGFPCDKPARLVSLDSDISIIDDKPESFVSRGGTKLKEALDRFDIDPTGKVALDAGISTGGFTDCLLKEGARLVIGVDVGYGQLDWALRNDPRLQLFERTNIKDLSPDLLVESADIVLADLSFISITKVFKSLKSLAKEDADFIILIKPQFEVGKKDVGKGGIIRDPLLHERVLKDLHRFFAFEGARVLEIIGSPIKGSKGNKEFFFHISFKREGPAPLELDQKIDELVFDE from the coding sequence TTGGCGCAAAGAGTAAGGCTCGACAATTTACTCGTAAAACAGGCCAGATTTAAGAGTCGTGAGTCGGCCAAGGAGGCCATAATATCCGGCCGGATTTTTGTGGATGGCTTTCCATGTGATAAACCGGCAAGGCTAGTCTCTTTAGATAGCGATATTTCGATCATCGATGACAAGCCTGAGTCCTTTGTCTCTAGGGGAGGAACAAAGCTCAAAGAGGCCTTGGATAGGTTCGATATCGATCCAACCGGCAAGGTAGCTCTGGACGCCGGTATCTCGACGGGTGGGTTTACCGATTGCCTCCTTAAGGAGGGGGCGAGGTTGGTAATTGGGGTGGATGTTGGTTACGGCCAGCTGGATTGGGCCTTAAGGAACGATCCCAGACTTCAGCTCTTTGAGCGGACCAACATAAAGGATTTGAGCCCAGATCTTCTTGTCGAATCAGCCGACATCGTGCTGGCCGACCTCTCTTTCATTTCGATAACCAAGGTCTTTAAGAGCTTAAAAAGTCTGGCTAAAGAGGACGCAGACTTCATCATTCTAATCAAACCCCAGTTTGAAGTGGGTAAAAAGGACGTTGGCAAGGGGGGGATAATAAGGGATCCGCTCCTTCATGAGAGGGTCTTAAAGGACCTGCACAGGTTCTTCGCATTTGAGGGGGCAAGGGTTCTTGAGATAATCGGGTCCCCCATAAAAGGGAGCAAGGGCAACAAGGAATTCTTCTTCCACATATCCTTCAAGAGAGAAGGGCCCGCCCCCTTAGAGCTTGACCAGAAGATAGACGAGTTGGTTTTCGATGAGTAA
- a CDS encoding NAD(+)/NADH kinase has translation MKVALVVHTKKPNVKEIVKDLADWLKERNIDLNMIEEDALALGFEGFGLPAEELTRGASLLISLGGDGTILRAVRYITQDELLILGVNLGKLGFLTEIRAEELFFALGRYLAKDYHDDKRAMLRVRARSGKKLILEQDVLNEVVVGRGAQQRLVEFSVLINDKVFTDYAADSVIFSTPTGSTAYSLSAGGPLASPKVSSILMTPVCPHSFFNRSLLLSGEDGIKVVFTKESQDFSLALDGIVAQLGESINVVEIETSSRLVNLMRLTGRDFYANLKDNLNNWTKIGD, from the coding sequence ATGAAGGTTGCTCTGGTTGTTCATACCAAAAAACCCAACGTGAAAGAGATCGTCAAGGATCTCGCAGACTGGCTTAAAGAGCGAAACATCGATCTCAACATGATAGAAGAGGACGCCCTTGCTCTCGGTTTTGAAGGGTTCGGTCTACCGGCTGAAGAGTTGACCAGGGGCGCAAGTCTTTTGATCTCTCTGGGTGGCGACGGAACCATCCTAAGAGCGGTCAGATACATAACCCAAGATGAACTTCTTATCCTCGGGGTGAACCTCGGCAAACTCGGATTTTTAACCGAAATCAGGGCCGAAGAACTCTTTTTTGCGCTCGGCCGTTATTTGGCCAAAGACTATCACGATGACAAGCGGGCAATGCTTAGGGTGAGAGCCAGATCCGGCAAGAAACTTATCCTCGAGCAGGACGTCCTAAATGAAGTCGTCGTCGGCCGCGGCGCCCAGCAGCGCCTGGTCGAGTTCTCCGTTCTCATTAACGATAAAGTGTTTACCGATTACGCGGCCGACTCGGTCATCTTCTCTACCCCGACGGGCTCGACGGCCTACTCCCTTTCGGCGGGAGGCCCCTTGGCCTCCCCCAAAGTAAGCTCGATTCTGATGACCCCGGTCTGTCCCCACTCCTTCTTCAACAGGAGCCTTCTCTTGAGCGGGGAAGATGGGATCAAGGTGGTGTTTACCAAGGAGAGCCAAGACTTCTCCCTGGCCCTGGACGGGATAGTCGCCCAGCTTGGCGAAAGCATAAACGTGGTCGAGATCGAGACATCGAGCCGTCTCGTCAATCTAATGAGGCTGACGGGCAGAGACTTCTATGCGAACCTAAAAGATAACTTGAATAATTGGACTAAGATCGGTGATTGA
- the recN gene encoding DNA repair protein RecN, giving the protein MLRELHIKNLILIDELYIEFDRGLNVLTGETGAGKTALIEAVNLLLGERSDTGMIRSGTDEAKVEGLFTIPPSRLLELEDLREYLGDSAEYVIVRKISKEGKSKCYINGNMVTLSTIKDLGNLLIDLHGQHDHQSLLKTANHLNFLDRYGGSDLLELKSKYQAKHLSLKRDTGLLNRLSDSKGEREKEKDLLKFQIDEIENAALTLGEEEALVQEAEVLSSSERIMEALLSTKDSISSDLDNSVMDSLKRSEVLLSKVADLEPRLFAAHQRLEGISVELEDLAGELRRLAEDFAYNPERLKEVQDRLAAISFLKKKYGQSVGEILYFLERAKQELSLIDDSGERIKDLFESVEASKVELYSLGVELSKRRLKAASLFEAEVITHLKDLNMVKIDFKVDIETLGREDLLQSSTGIDRIEFLISPNQGEALRPLAKIASGGEISRVMLALKIALAKVDEIETLIFDEIDSGVGAVTAGYVGEKLSLLSDTHQIICVTHLPQIAAYGELHYRVFKEEESGATKTHIDKLSFDDRIDEIARMLGGKGSPTELSKEHAKELLKLAIG; this is encoded by the coding sequence ATGTTAAGAGAGCTCCATATAAAGAATCTAATCTTAATCGACGAGCTCTATATCGAGTTCGACCGCGGTTTAAATGTCTTAACCGGCGAGACCGGGGCGGGCAAGACGGCGCTTATCGAGGCGGTAAACCTTCTTTTGGGAGAGCGAAGCGATACCGGCATGATTCGTTCCGGCACCGATGAAGCCAAGGTTGAAGGCCTATTTACCATTCCGCCATCCCGTCTTTTAGAGCTGGAAGATTTAAGGGAGTACCTTGGAGACAGCGCCGAATATGTGATAGTTCGCAAGATTTCCAAAGAGGGAAAGAGCAAGTGTTACATCAACGGAAATATGGTCACTCTTTCGACGATTAAAGATCTCGGAAACCTCCTGATCGACCTGCATGGTCAACACGACCACCAGTCCCTTCTCAAAACCGCAAATCATCTAAATTTTCTCGATCGATATGGCGGAAGCGATCTTCTGGAATTAAAGAGCAAGTATCAAGCGAAGCACTTAAGCTTGAAGCGAGACACGGGCCTCTTAAATAGACTTAGCGACTCCAAGGGCGAGAGGGAAAAAGAGAAAGACCTTCTTAAGTTTCAGATCGATGAGATAGAGAATGCCGCCTTGACTCTGGGTGAAGAGGAGGCCCTCGTCCAAGAGGCTGAAGTGTTGAGCAGTTCTGAAAGGATAATGGAGGCCCTCCTATCGACCAAGGACTCGATCTCGTCCGACTTGGATAACTCCGTTATGGATAGTTTAAAGAGATCTGAGGTGCTCCTCTCCAAGGTAGCTGACTTAGAGCCCCGTCTTTTCGCAGCTCATCAACGGCTAGAGGGAATCTCGGTTGAGCTAGAGGATTTGGCCGGCGAGCTCAGAAGGCTCGCAGAAGATTTCGCCTATAATCCAGAGCGGTTAAAAGAGGTTCAAGACCGCTTGGCCGCCATATCGTTTCTCAAGAAGAAGTATGGCCAGAGTGTGGGCGAGATACTCTACTTTTTGGAGCGGGCCAAGCAAGAGCTCTCCCTCATAGATGACTCAGGCGAGCGGATCAAAGATCTCTTTGAGTCGGTCGAGGCATCCAAGGTCGAGCTCTACTCGTTGGGCGTTGAGCTCTCAAAGAGACGCCTCAAGGCGGCCAGCCTCTTTGAGGCCGAAGTCATAACCCACCTCAAAGATTTAAATATGGTTAAGATCGACTTTAAGGTAGACATTGAGACGCTGGGACGAGAGGACTTGCTCCAATCGAGCACGGGTATCGATAGGATCGAGTTTTTGATCTCACCCAACCAGGGTGAGGCCCTAAGGCCCCTTGCTAAGATCGCTTCCGGCGGCGAGATATCCAGGGTGATGCTGGCCTTGAAGATCGCCCTTGCCAAGGTGGATGAGATAGAGACCCTGATCTTCGATGAGATAGACAGCGGCGTTGGGGCCGTAACGGCCGGATATGTGGGCGAGAAATTGAGCCTCCTTTCAGATACCCACCAGATAATTTGCGTGACCCATCTTCCTCAAATAGCGGCCTATGGCGAACTTCATTACCGCGTCTTCAAGGAGGAAGAAAGCGGGGCCACCAAGACCCATATAGACAAGCTATCTTTTGATGATAGAATTGATGAGATTGCAAGGATGCTTGGAGGAAAAGGAAGCCCGACAGAGCTCTCCAAGGAGCATGCCAAAGAACTCCTCAAACTAGCCATAGGCTAA
- the steA gene encoding putative cytokinetic ring protein SteA, protein MVQTGRAMMDRRTKRLVKRLKASDIAVIDHIDLDKVTAEALLETGVKTVINASASISGKYPNLGPFLLASQEVNIIDNVGEEIFELALEGEEIRVEGERVILASGRTLEGEVLDKPAIEEKMEAARENISHEIDKFATNTLDYMKREKGLLHGGEEMPDSRIDFKDRHVLIVVRGYDYKADLIALRSYIREVRPILIGVDGGADALIQEGYKPDIIMGDMDSVADQTLEAGAELIVHAYRDGSAPGLKRLERMGLSAKTFAYAGTSEDIAMLFAFEKGAELIVAVGTHLNLVEFLDKGRAGMASTFLVRLKVGERLIDAKGVSRLYRSQVKPLHLMVLVASALTTAVVIITFSTSIRSLFRLIVLKLRIVFGY, encoded by the coding sequence GTGGTGCAAACGGGTAGGGCGATGATGGATCGCCGGACAAAAAGATTGGTCAAGCGGCTCAAAGCGAGCGATATCGCCGTGATTGATCACATAGATCTGGATAAGGTTACGGCCGAGGCGCTTTTGGAGACCGGAGTCAAGACGGTCATCAACGCCTCAGCCTCCATATCGGGCAAGTACCCCAACCTCGGCCCCTTCCTCCTGGCTTCCCAAGAGGTGAACATCATCGATAATGTAGGTGAAGAGATATTTGAGCTCGCGCTCGAGGGGGAAGAGATCAGGGTGGAGGGAGAGAGGGTTATCCTTGCCTCAGGTCGCACCTTGGAGGGGGAAGTCCTCGATAAGCCGGCAATCGAAGAGAAGATGGAGGCGGCTCGGGAGAATATCAGCCACGAGATCGATAAATTTGCCACAAACACATTAGATTACATGAAGCGCGAAAAGGGTCTTCTCCACGGGGGAGAAGAGATGCCGGATAGCCGCATCGATTTCAAGGACAGACACGTACTCATCGTGGTCAGAGGATATGATTATAAGGCCGATCTTATAGCCTTGCGATCCTACATCAGGGAAGTTCGCCCGATACTTATCGGGGTCGATGGCGGAGCGGATGCCCTGATACAGGAGGGCTATAAACCTGATATAATCATGGGAGATATGGATAGCGTGGCCGATCAGACGCTTGAAGCGGGGGCTGAATTAATCGTACACGCCTATCGGGACGGGAGCGCACCCGGCCTTAAGCGTCTTGAGAGGATGGGGCTTTCGGCTAAAACCTTTGCTTATGCGGGCACCAGCGAGGATATAGCCATGCTCTTTGCCTTCGAGAAGGGGGCCGAGCTCATAGTTGCCGTCGGAACCCATCTCAATCTGGTCGAATTCTTGGATAAAGGCAGGGCCGGAATGGCCAGCACATTTTTGGTCCGCTTAAAGGTCGGTGAGAGGCTGATAGATGCCAAGGGAGTTAGCAGGCTATACAGGAGCCAAGTAAAACCGCTCCACTTGATGGTTCTGGTCGCCTCGGCTTTGACAACCGCCGTTGTTATCATCACCTTTTCGACCAGCATCAGGAGCCTTTTTAGGCTGATCGTGCTGAAACTTCGAATAGTATTTGGTTATTAG
- a CDS encoding copper transporter, with the protein MLDFKYHISSLIAVFLALAVGILLGLVIVDKGIIAKQQQTLIDSVQTDIKQVQEENQAIKLDFEDSVKVERALLPLAVEGRLSGRNLVFISSKKYPDGLIDTLKKAATLAGARGSFLTVQPDLGLSTKSNFAALSAILGEGLSAEELKMIVTQRLAGELSSVTDRALFNKLTSLKIIRSDSKVFLPGSDFIFVGSDMEDFNPKAFDLPLIEELKLRTERVVAVETEDIKNSSIPLYQESSISTVDNIDEVSGLISLTYSLSGSPGHYGSKETSERLLPKEMTD; encoded by the coding sequence GTGCTCGATTTCAAATATCATATCTCCTCTTTGATCGCGGTCTTTTTGGCTCTGGCTGTGGGGATACTGTTGGGTTTGGTGATCGTGGACAAGGGGATAATTGCCAAACAGCAACAGACCTTGATTGATAGCGTCCAGACCGACATCAAACAGGTTCAAGAGGAAAACCAGGCAATTAAACTGGACTTCGAGGACTCGGTTAAGGTAGAGAGGGCTCTGCTCCCCCTGGCCGTGGAGGGCCGCCTTTCCGGGCGAAATCTCGTCTTCATATCGAGCAAAAAATACCCGGACGGATTGATCGACACCTTAAAGAAGGCAGCCACATTAGCCGGGGCCAGGGGGAGCTTCCTCACCGTTCAACCGGATCTTGGTCTCTCCACTAAGAGCAATTTTGCCGCCTTGTCGGCCATCTTGGGCGAAGGCTTATCTGCCGAAGAGCTCAAGATGATAGTGACCCAGCGTCTGGCCGGCGAGCTCTCTTCCGTCACCGATCGCGCCCTCTTCAATAAATTGACCTCCCTAAAGATCATAAGGAGCGATTCCAAGGTCTTTTTGCCTGGAAGCGACTTCATATTCGTCGGTAGCGATATGGAAGATTTCAATCCCAAAGCCTTCGATTTGCCCTTGATAGAAGAGCTGAAACTTCGCACCGAACGGGTAGTTGCCGTCGAGACTGAAGATATCAAGAACTCCTCCATTCCTCTCTATCAGGAGTCGTCCATCTCCACCGTGGATAATATCGATGAGGTCTCCGGCCTCATCTCTCTGACCTATTCTTTGAGCGGATCTCCCGGACACTATGGATCGAAGGAGACGAGCGAGCGTCTGCTTCCCAAAGAGATGACGGATTGA
- a CDS encoding glycosyltransferase family 2 protein, translating to MVNKGRVIALIPTFNEAERISATVKAAKRIAALDDVYVVDDASSDETVSLAKESGAEVFINERNLGKGASLNGAIARLDFDVILLLDGDLGESAIEGEKLLAPILAGEADMAIADFPKAKRKGGFGLVKGVARWGIEKLAGQPFDEPLSGQRAIKREVLVAVGPFEGGFGVETALTIDALKKGFKVIEVKTGMSHAETGRDIKGFIHRGRQLMDVIRVIIKRLG from the coding sequence ATGGTGAATAAGGGTAGGGTGATAGCCCTCATTCCCACCTTTAACGAGGCGGAGCGGATCTCTGCGACCGTCAAGGCCGCCAAAAGGATCGCCGCTCTCGATGATGTCTATGTTGTAGATGATGCCTCCAGCGATGAAACGGTTAGTTTAGCCAAAGAGAGCGGGGCAGAGGTCTTCATAAACGAGCGAAATCTGGGGAAGGGGGCCTCTTTGAATGGGGCCATCGCAAGACTAGATTTCGATGTAATCCTTCTTCTCGACGGCGATTTGGGAGAATCGGCCATCGAAGGCGAGAAACTCCTTGCCCCCATCCTAGCAGGTGAGGCCGACATGGCGATAGCCGATTTCCCAAAGGCAAAAAGAAAAGGGGGATTTGGCCTGGTCAAGGGTGTGGCCAGATGGGGGATAGAGAAACTAGCCGGCCAGCCTTTTGACGAGCCGCTATCCGGCCAGAGAGCCATAAAAAGGGAGGTCCTGGTCGCCGTCGGCCCATTTGAAGGGGGCTTTGGGGTCGAGACGGCTCTGACTATAGACGCCTTGAAAAAGGGATTTAAGGTTATAGAGGTCAAAACAGGGATGTCACACGCTGAGACCGGGCGAGATATCAAAGGGTTCATTCACAGGGGTCGCCAGCTTATGGATGTGATAAGGGTCATAATCAAACGCTTGGGGTAA
- a CDS encoding CTP synthase has protein sequence MAKYIFVTGGVVSSLGKGITAASLGRLLKSRGFKVTVQKLDPYLNVDPGTMSPYQHGEVFVTDDGTETDLDLGHYERFIDENLNSDCNVTAGSIYSSIIAKERRGDYLGGTVQVVPHVTNEIKGRILRLGKSNAKDVVITEIGGTVGDIEGLPFLEAIRQFKKDIGKDNVLYIHVTLIPYLNASSELKTKPTQHSVKELRSIGIQPNIIVCRSERPINEDIKRKIALFCDIEPNAVISAVDVDTIYEVPLTLHREGLDQIVVDHLKLGSQKPDLKEWESLVRRINNLSKKVVIALVGKYVQLPDAYLSVVEALNHAGFHHEVEVEIRWVDAETLGPKKIDDELAGADGILVPGGFGVRGIEGKIDAVRFARENRVPFLGICLGMQCAVAEFARNVVGLAGANSSEFDETTRYPVIDLMLDQKSVDDKGGTMRLGQYPCKIAKKSKTFDAYGENIIHERHRHRYELNNDYREVFLEKGLLLTGLSPDGNLVEMIELPDHPWFIASQFHPEFRSRPTKPHPLFRDFIGAAKEKSETKKIKGRR, from the coding sequence TTGGCAAAATATATCTTTGTGACCGGTGGAGTCGTCTCCTCGCTCGGCAAGGGGATTACGGCCGCCTCATTGGGCCGCCTCTTAAAGAGCAGAGGATTTAAGGTGACGGTCCAAAAGCTCGATCCCTATCTCAACGTCGATCCGGGGACGATGAGTCCCTATCAGCACGGCGAGGTATTCGTGACGGATGATGGGACAGAGACCGACTTGGACCTCGGCCATTACGAACGCTTCATAGATGAAAACTTAAATAGCGATTGTAACGTCACGGCCGGGTCGATCTACTCCTCCATAATCGCCAAGGAGAGGCGGGGCGATTACCTGGGCGGGACGGTTCAGGTCGTTCCCCACGTTACAAACGAAATAAAGGGGCGAATACTCCGTCTGGGCAAGTCGAATGCCAAGGACGTCGTCATAACCGAGATAGGTGGAACGGTCGGCGACATCGAGGGCCTTCCCTTTTTGGAGGCGATCCGCCAGTTCAAGAAGGATATCGGCAAGGATAACGTCCTCTACATTCACGTCACCCTGATACCGTATCTGAACGCCTCCTCCGAGCTCAAGACCAAACCCACTCAGCACAGCGTCAAGGAGCTAAGGAGCATAGGAATCCAGCCCAACATCATCGTCTGCCGCTCCGAAAGACCGATAAACGAGGATATAAAGAGGAAAATAGCTCTCTTTTGCGACATCGAACCGAACGCGGTCATCTCGGCCGTAGATGTCGATACCATATACGAGGTGCCGCTCACCCTCCATCGCGAGGGGCTCGACCAGATCGTGGTCGATCACTTGAAGCTAGGCAGCCAAAAACCCGACCTCAAAGAGTGGGAGTCCCTGGTCAGACGGATCAACAATCTCTCCAAAAAGGTAGTGATAGCCCTGGTCGGCAAGTACGTTCAGCTTCCTGATGCCTACTTGAGCGTGGTCGAGGCCCTAAATCACGCCGGTTTTCATCACGAGGTTGAGGTCGAGATACGCTGGGTCGATGCCGAGACGCTTGGACCCAAAAAGATAGATGATGAACTTGCCGGAGCCGATGGTATTCTGGTGCCCGGTGGTTTTGGAGTGAGGGGGATCGAGGGGAAGATAGATGCGGTCAGGTTTGCTCGCGAAAATCGCGTCCCATTTTTGGGCATCTGTCTTGGAATGCAGTGCGCGGTTGCCGAGTTCGCCCGCAATGTTGTCGGTCTTGCCGGAGCCAACAGTTCGGAGTTTGATGAGACGACGCGTTATCCCGTTATAGATCTTATGCTCGACCAGAAAAGCGTCGATGATAAGGGTGGAACGATGCGACTTGGCCAATATCCATGCAAGATTGCCAAGAAAAGCAAGACTTTCGATGCGTATGGCGAAAATATAATACATGAGAGACATAGGCATAGATATGAACTGAACAATGATTACAGGGAGGTCTTTTTGGAAAAAGGTCTGCTTCTTACGGGGCTCTCTCCCGATGGTAATCTGGTCGAGATGATAGAGCTACCGGATCACCCCTGGTTCATAGCCTCCCAGTTCCATCCGGAATTTAGATCCAGACCAACAAAGCCTCACCCGCTTTTTAGAGATTTCATCGGAGCGGCCAAAGAGAAAAGTGAGACTAAAAAGATAAAGGGGAGACGATGA
- a CDS encoding M20/M25/M40 family metallo-hydrolase, with translation MIEADRVTRTFTDLVKIKSESFKEKEVAKYIINKLAAKGVNVRTDAIQDKVGSDTGNVVFRVFGKKELPNILLMAHMDTISHKGNVTPVISAGGIITSGGETILGADNKAGIAAIIEMVEAIHFKDFEHGDIVGIFTVAEEVGSIGTKSLDFASLNVDYAFVLDGEGEVGSIITKSPTQKMVKAKFLGKSAHSGINPEDGIDAIRAAARAISFMKLGRVDEETTANIGVIRGGSSFNVIADEVILEGEIRGFSEGRIAMQIKDMTAICNDWADRVGADVELDIKTGFQGYDLSDDEPIVRMAMESIRSIGLEPRLVSSGGGSDANILSEKGIKTINLATGMKSPHSVDESIEIDDLANLSRVILEIVKRSSQIGV, from the coding sequence ATGATCGAGGCAGATAGGGTCACCAGGACATTTACCGACCTGGTCAAGATCAAGAGCGAAAGCTTCAAAGAGAAGGAAGTTGCAAAATATATAATCAATAAGCTGGCAGCCAAAGGGGTAAACGTTCGCACCGATGCCATCCAGGACAAGGTGGGAAGCGACACCGGAAACGTCGTCTTTAGGGTCTTTGGCAAGAAGGAGTTGCCAAACATTCTTCTCATGGCCCACATGGACACAATTTCGCATAAGGGCAACGTCACCCCAGTCATAAGTGCGGGTGGAATCATCACAAGCGGTGGAGAGACGATCCTTGGGGCCGACAATAAAGCGGGCATAGCTGCCATAATCGAGATGGTTGAGGCGATCCACTTTAAGGATTTTGAACACGGAGATATCGTCGGGATATTTACCGTCGCCGAAGAGGTCGGCAGCATAGGCACCAAGTCCCTCGATTTTGCCAGTCTAAATGTGGATTATGCCTTCGTTTTGGATGGCGAAGGCGAGGTGGGCAGCATCATAACCAAGAGCCCAACCCAGAAGATGGTCAAGGCCAAGTTTTTGGGCAAGTCAGCTCACTCGGGCATCAACCCCGAGGATGGGATCGACGCCATCAGGGCGGCAGCCAGGGCGATCTCATTTATGAAGCTCGGCCGGGTAGACGAGGAGACTACGGCAAATATCGGGGTGATCCGCGGAGGGAGCTCCTTCAACGTCATCGCCGACGAGGTTATCCTTGAGGGTGAGATCAGAGGCTTTTCTGAAGGGAGAATTGCCATGCAGATAAAGGACATGACGGCCATCTGTAACGATTGGGCCGATCGGGTTGGAGCCGATGTTGAGCTCGACATCAAGACCGGTTTTCAGGGCTACGACCTATCCGATGATGAGCCGATAGTCAGAATGGCTATGGAATCTATACGATCCATCGGTCTCGAGCCAAGGCTCGTCTCTAGCGGCGGCGGCAGCGACGCCAATATTCTGAGTGAGAAGGGTATAAAGACCATCAACTTGGCGACCGGCATGAAAAGCCCCCACTCGGTCGATGAGAGCATAGAAATCGACGACTTGGCCAACCTATCAAGAGTTATCTTAGAAATAGTCAAGAGAAGCTCCCAAATCGGTGTATAA
- a CDS encoding DUF3866 family protein produces the protein MRFRSAKVVEVVEKNSAISNLIVELEGRKFTAVNFNDLTGPSAPGDEVVVNTSAIDLKLGSGGAHFVLWNLKRRDFETANLGHIIKMRYTPLQVPILSVEEQESPHHEEMSNTELFGMPCIIGSLHSQLAPVVLTIKAVAPKVKVAYVMTDGGALPLALSDTVTHLKMSGLLDSSITVGQAFGGDLEAINIYSGLIASKYVAKADIAVIMMGPGIVGTNTPLGFSGIEQGQIINAVHSLGGYPIAIPRISFKDKRERHFGLSHHFVTSLTKVALAKSSIILSDMPKAEMDLVKKRLDSSGLSAKHAVEIVLNEITLSAIKESGIKLTTMGRTPDEEPVFFKTAGSSGLYALRLLGVEF, from the coding sequence ATGCGCTTTAGATCCGCCAAAGTAGTCGAAGTGGTTGAGAAGAACTCTGCCATCTCGAACCTAATAGTCGAATTGGAAGGCCGTAAATTTACGGCCGTAAATTTCAACGACTTAACGGGTCCGTCCGCTCCCGGTGATGAGGTGGTCGTGAATACCTCAGCCATCGATTTAAAACTTGGCAGCGGCGGGGCCCACTTCGTCCTCTGGAACCTCAAAAGAAGGGACTTTGAGACCGCAAACCTGGGCCACATCATCAAGATGAGATACACGCCGCTTCAGGTCCCAATTCTTTCAGTCGAGGAGCAGGAGAGCCCCCACCACGAAGAGATGAGTAATACCGAGCTATTTGGGATGCCCTGCATAATCGGAAGTCTCCACAGTCAACTTGCTCCCGTAGTTTTAACGATCAAGGCGGTGGCGCCCAAGGTGAAGGTAGCTTACGTCATGACGGATGGAGGAGCTCTACCCCTAGCCTTAAGTGACACTGTCACGCATCTCAAAATGTCCGGCCTGTTAGATAGCAGTATAACCGTCGGCCAAGCCTTCGGCGGAGATCTGGAGGCCATCAATATCTATAGCGGTCTCATTGCCTCAAAGTATGTCGCAAAAGCCGATATCGCGGTAATAATGATGGGTCCTGGCATCGTTGGGACCAATACTCCGCTCGGATTTTCCGGGATCGAACAGGGGCAGATAATAAACGCGGTCCATTCTCTGGGCGGCTATCCGATAGCCATCCCGAGGATTAGTTTCAAGGATAAGAGGGAGAGGCACTTTGGTCTCAGTCATCACTTCGTCACCTCCCTCACCAAGGTAGCTCTTGCCAAAAGCTCCATAATCCTTTCCGATATGCCCAAGGCTGAGATGGACTTGGTCAAAAAGAGGTTGGATTCAAGCGGACTCTCAGCAAAACACGCAGTCGAAATCGTCTTAAATGAGATTACTTTGAGTGCGATAAAAGAGAGCGGAATTAAACTTACCACCATGGGCAGGACTCCAGACGAGGAGCCAGTCTTCTTCAAGACGGCCGGAAGCTCTGGCCTTTACGCCTTAAGACTCTTGGGAGTCGAGTTTTGA
- a CDS encoding NUDIX hydrolase, translated as MEESPYLTVQSDLKFKGKIFQLKVEQVQGPGGERFEREVVEHSQAVAIVALDTEGRLLLVKQYRHAAKKELWEIPAGLMEEGEEPLEAAKRELFEETGFEARKFDHLLSFYFTPGNSTEQLHLFLADDLSQRTDFIDHDEIIDFSRFSPAEAASMMEQGEIIDSKTIIGLLLLERHLKG; from the coding sequence ATGGAAGAGAGCCCCTATCTCACTGTCCAGTCGGACCTCAAATTTAAGGGCAAGATATTTCAGCTAAAAGTGGAGCAGGTGCAAGGCCCAGGGGGCGAAAGATTCGAGCGTGAAGTGGTTGAGCACTCTCAAGCGGTCGCCATAGTGGCCCTTGACACAGAAGGGCGGCTGCTTCTGGTGAAGCAGTATAGGCACGCAGCCAAAAAGGAGCTCTGGGAGATTCCGGCCGGCTTGATGGAAGAGGGGGAGGAGCCGCTAGAGGCCGCCAAGAGGGAGCTTTTCGAGGAGACGGGTTTTGAGGCCAGAAAATTTGACCATCTCTTAAGCTTCTATTTTACTCCGGGCAACAGTACCGAGCAGCTTCACCTCTTTCTGGCCGACGACCTCTCTCAGAGGACCGATTTTATCGACCACGACGAGATAATCGACTTCTCCAGATTCTCCCCAGCCGAGGCCGCCTCGATGATGGAGCAAGGCGAGATAATAGACTCCAAGACGATAATTGGCCTTTTGTTGCTAGAGCGTCATCTTAAAGGGTGA